From one Butyricimonas faecihominis genomic stretch:
- a CDS encoding DUF2971 domain-containing protein, whose product MLDFRKQFQEIIEQSYIPFNIDKTATSDVWSNIYKLILPNMPEKLFRYRRIDDNGYTIESFKSGTISLCHAGMFPDKYDSYLYIDQDKIHKDLKKALKDALCITLAHITQKSLDIRTEKATQICYYRECGYTDEQIIDKILTGKYVDFCNNIGSAIKKQESRFRNPRNSAKIACFTESVQSKYMWDRYADGYKGFALEYDLRKCIFKYSSLGMNVNLFPVIYTDLRPDVTLDEGNIHTYEYFKQVGDKNWLNFLSSKISVNQLYWYRAYLYKDRKEYEHEHEWRMLYYNLEDENDYVSIPDVGCLNAIYYGLDITQKDKNELHLIAIEKGLKEYDVDLDTGSRRYDLRVTAIK is encoded by the coding sequence ATGTTGGATTTTAGAAAACAATTTCAAGAGATTATAGAGCAATCCTATATTCCTTTCAATATAGATAAAACTGCGACTTCTGATGTATGGAGTAATATTTATAAATTAATACTTCCTAATATGCCGGAAAAACTTTTTAGATATCGTAGAATAGACGATAACGGCTATACTATTGAATCATTTAAATCTGGAACTATTTCATTATGCCATGCAGGAATGTTTCCGGATAAGTATGATTCATATTTATATATAGATCAAGATAAAATTCACAAAGATCTAAAAAAGGCATTGAAAGATGCATTATGTATAACATTGGCGCATATAACACAGAAATCTCTTGATATAAGGACAGAAAAAGCGACGCAAATATGTTACTATAGAGAGTGTGGATATACGGATGAACAAATTATAGATAAAATATTGACAGGTAAATATGTTGATTTTTGCAATAATATTGGGTCTGCGATAAAAAAGCAAGAGTCGCGTTTTAGAAATCCAAGAAATAGTGCAAAAATTGCCTGTTTTACAGAAAGTGTGCAGTCTAAGTATATGTGGGATAGGTACGCAGATGGATATAAGGGGTTTGCACTAGAATATGATCTCAGAAAGTGTATTTTTAAATATAGTTCATTGGGAATGAATGTAAATCTCTTTCCTGTGATTTATACAGATTTAAGACCGGACGTTACATTAGATGAGGGAAATATTCATACTTACGAATATTTCAAGCAAGTTGGAGATAAAAATTGGTTGAACTTTTTGTCGTCTAAAATATCTGTTAATCAATTATATTGGTATCGAGCTTATCTTTATAAGGACAGAAAAGAATACGAGCACGAACATGAATGGAGAATGCTTTATTATAACTTAGAGGATGAGAATGATTATGTCTCAATTCCTGATGTTGGATGTTTGAATGCAATCTATTATGGTCTAGATATAACACAAAAGGATAAGAATGAATTACATCTAATTGCAATTGAAAAAGGACTAAAAGAGTATGACGTTGATCTTGACACAGGTAGCCGTAGATATGATTTGAGAGTAACAGCAATTAAATAG
- a CDS encoding SusC/RagA family TonB-linked outer membrane protein: protein MKKMDCRRKSILNLRVASIMFFAFFAYVPLMVKSEPLQANPIQQDSIVKHLIKGKILNKKKGPLPGVTVRLDSTLIGTSSDNNGNYRIFLPLNKGRLVFSFIGYKTKTLPFSKADTLLNVILEEDVSELDEVQVIAYGEQSRRNRVGSMSVVKADEIKDLPSPSINNLLQGRAAGVDVTNITGAPGGGGSPIVIRGYNSLAVEKERITSDPLWIIDGVPMFSYTSELTGLNTIAEIDTKDIESIQILKDAASAAIYGSRAANGVIIVTTKKGHRNQAPTFTVNISQTWVTRPSLPDITTGNRERRHRMQAMENYRESVYDEETNMYRPVQSYEDSYKNNKNYNLFWNNGDGLDLPIVQDSLNKFYNNSTNLFDYYFRTGKVTDANIQLSGGSNTIAYHVGLGYYSETGVLRNTGFNRIKLITNLFIKPSESVESNIRFYLARTGRNRAGKGHDAYNFSNDRSDLETIPDELLSTSTLMPGPGTKAFDETVRRFNEIKEKNESYRLRSSFDLAYTIVEGLKLKSSLAVDFSMQDQNIFIPSDLNTDLNSYSAGNNTIKMMWLNENLLSYNKIFADNHSVDLLLGLSFQGDIAKDKSGYGKGAPSNLIQYVTWSGNVYDTEKDLQLKDFNSSLERSTMVGMFGRVAYNYKQKYFLSVTLRRDASSKFGENTRWGTFPSYAIAYTFTEEPYMDWARDFLDFGKVRLSYGKSGKQFEYPYFAFGVLIVNNVPFHGNQTITPYWPDGLINPKLSWEETKQFDAGLDLEFFGNRLSFELDYYYRYTDKLLAQVTLPGDYNAYISQWQNAYAISNQGIELQIKADLVRSEKLHWDFSFNIARNWNRFEKSNNGMDFTNLASKHNLNIIGKPLNGIYVYNDQGYYNSQDEVPLYYVNGRRKYLSSLGNQIYTPGDRRIQDVDGNGQVATMVPLLEDRVYGGSPLPLAFGGIATTLKWKGIDVNLLFSYKLGRHVLNAGRGASVGTILRANTAEMMVPILADLDKVSFWQKPGDNTDFPINELENGKNNFATNLKSNVEKINYLKLKSISIGYTLPVFPKQSKHYARVFMSVENVFTITNSSSPDPESIDIVTGVDSNNNYPLATRYTLGLTLNL from the coding sequence ATGAAAAAAATGGATTGTCGGCGCAAATCTATCCTGAATTTGCGTGTAGCCAGTATTATGTTTTTTGCGTTCTTCGCTTACGTCCCTTTGATGGTAAAAAGCGAGCCTTTGCAAGCGAATCCGATCCAACAGGATTCTATTGTCAAACATCTTATAAAGGGGAAAATCCTAAACAAGAAAAAAGGACCGTTGCCCGGTGTCACCGTGCGACTGGATAGCACTCTGATAGGAACCTCCTCGGATAATAACGGGAATTACCGGATATTCCTCCCGCTCAACAAGGGACGTCTTGTTTTTTCTTTTATCGGGTATAAAACAAAAACGCTTCCTTTCAGTAAGGCAGACACGTTACTGAATGTCATTCTAGAAGAGGACGTGTCCGAGCTTGATGAAGTACAAGTCATCGCCTACGGGGAACAATCACGCCGTAATCGTGTCGGTTCCATGTCTGTCGTGAAGGCTGACGAGATCAAGGATCTCCCCTCCCCTTCTATCAATAACCTTTTACAAGGCCGGGCGGCCGGGGTGGATGTCACGAACATTACAGGAGCCCCCGGTGGTGGCGGTTCCCCCATCGTTATCCGGGGATATAACTCGTTGGCTGTAGAGAAAGAACGTATCACCTCAGACCCGTTATGGATTATTGACGGGGTTCCCATGTTCAGCTACACCTCCGAGCTTACCGGGCTAAACACGATTGCCGAGATCGACACCAAGGACATCGAGTCCATCCAAATATTAAAAGATGCTGCCTCCGCGGCAATTTACGGTTCTCGTGCGGCAAACGGGGTAATTATCGTGACCACCAAAAAAGGACACCGGAATCAAGCTCCCACGTTCACGGTAAATATATCCCAAACATGGGTTACTCGCCCCTCGTTACCGGATATTACCACGGGAAACAGGGAACGAAGACACAGGATGCAAGCCATGGAAAATTACCGGGAGTCCGTTTATGATGAAGAAACGAACATGTACCGCCCTGTTCAATCCTACGAAGATTCTTACAAAAACAACAAGAACTACAATTTATTCTGGAACAACGGTGATGGACTGGATCTTCCCATCGTGCAAGATAGTTTGAACAAATTCTACAACAATTCCACGAACTTGTTCGATTACTATTTCAGAACCGGGAAAGTAACCGATGCCAATATCCAACTATCGGGAGGCTCCAACACGATCGCTTATCACGTCGGGCTGGGATATTACTCGGAAACTGGCGTGCTACGAAACACGGGATTTAACAGGATTAAACTCATCACCAACTTGTTTATCAAACCCTCCGAGAGCGTTGAAAGTAACATCCGTTTTTACCTGGCTCGTACCGGACGAAACAGGGCGGGCAAAGGGCATGATGCCTATAATTTCTCCAATGACAGGAGTGACTTGGAAACCATTCCGGATGAATTGCTTTCGACCTCTACCCTCATGCCCGGTCCGGGAACGAAGGCTTTTGATGAAACGGTCCGACGTTTCAACGAGATTAAGGAGAAAAACGAATCTTACAGGCTAAGATCATCGTTCGATCTGGCGTACACGATCGTGGAAGGCTTGAAACTGAAATCGTCTCTCGCTGTCGATTTCTCCATGCAAGACCAAAATATATTCATACCCTCCGACCTGAACACGGATCTCAACAGCTACTCGGCAGGCAACAACACGATCAAGATGATGTGGTTAAACGAGAATCTACTCTCCTACAACAAGATTTTCGCTGACAATCATAGTGTTGACCTCCTTCTCGGTCTCTCGTTCCAAGGAGACATCGCCAAGGACAAGAGCGGATACGGCAAAGGCGCGCCAAGTAACCTGATACAATACGTCACGTGGAGCGGTAACGTGTATGACACCGAGAAAGACCTGCAATTAAAGGATTTCAATTCCAGCCTAGAAAGAAGCACGATGGTAGGTATGTTCGGACGGGTAGCCTACAACTACAAACAGAAGTATTTCCTCTCCGTCACGCTCAGAAGGGATGCCAGCTCAAAGTTCGGGGAAAACACACGCTGGGGAACATTCCCGTCATACGCTATTGCCTACACGTTCACCGAGGAACCGTACATGGATTGGGCCCGAGATTTTCTGGATTTCGGGAAAGTCCGATTAAGTTACGGGAAGTCCGGGAAACAATTTGAATATCCTTATTTCGCTTTCGGGGTGTTAATAGTCAACAACGTTCCTTTTCACGGGAACCAAACCATAACCCCTTACTGGCCGGACGGATTAATAAATCCCAAATTAAGCTGGGAGGAAACCAAACAATTTGACGCGGGACTGGACTTGGAGTTTTTCGGTAACAGGCTGAGTTTCGAGCTTGACTATTACTATCGATACACGGACAAGCTATTGGCGCAAGTCACCCTACCGGGAGATTATAATGCCTACATATCCCAATGGCAAAATGCTTACGCGATCTCGAATCAAGGAATTGAACTACAAATCAAGGCTGACCTCGTTCGATCGGAAAAACTGCACTGGGATTTCAGTTTTAATATTGCCCGCAACTGGAACCGATTTGAAAAAAGTAACAATGGCATGGACTTCACGAATCTAGCAAGCAAACATAATCTAAACATCATCGGGAAACCGTTGAATGGAATTTACGTCTATAACGACCAAGGATACTATAATTCACAAGATGAAGTGCCACTCTACTATGTCAACGGCAGACGGAAATATCTATCGTCCTTGGGAAACCAGATTTACACTCCCGGTGACCGACGAATACAGGATGTCGACGGGAATGGACAGGTTGCAACCATGGTTCCGCTTTTGGAAGACCGGGTATACGGGGGTTCCCCTCTCCCGCTCGCATTTGGAGGGATTGCCACGACACTCAAATGGAAAGGAATTGATGTAAACCTGTTGTTCTCTTACAAGCTGGGAAGACACGTTTTGAATGCGGGAAGAGGAGCTTCAGTCGGTACGATCCTGAGAGCAAACACGGCAGAAATGATGGTCCCGATTCTAGCCGATCTTGACAAGGTTTCTTTCTGGCAGAAACCCGGTGACAATACCGATTTTCCGATCAACGAACTAGAGAACGGGAAGAATAATTTCGCCACGAATTTGAAAAGTAACGTGGAAAAAATCAATTATTTGAAACTAAAAAGTATCTCGATCGGCTACACCCTACCCGTGTTCCCGAAACAATCCAAACATTACGCCCGTGTGTTCATGTCCGTGGAGAACGTGTTTACCATCACCAATTCTTCAAGCCCCGATCCGGAATCCATAGATATCGTTACCGGCGTTGACTCGAACAACAACTACCCGCTAGCGACAAGATATACACTAGGGTTAACTTTAAATTTATAA
- a CDS encoding IS3 family transposase: MTEHLCNSLGYSKQAYYKSLRADRGGEERERYVLSIVQDIRRDMPNLGVNKLWNMLGSNGLPVGRDWLYRLLHLHDLMIKQKKYRVITTDSRAWHRQYPNLVKGLRVTRPNQVWVSDITYLSTSAGFVYLSLVTDAYSRRITGWEVHPTLDSSGPVKALCRALATLPPNFSDKLVHHSDRGGQYCSSLYTGILKEHGIQVSVTQDGSPYDNGIAERVNGILKREWLNDMVLRDIDQARMQVERIIGIYNTRRPHMAIGLKVPDQAHRDKKELFARVMY, from the coding sequence GTGACGGAACACCTTTGCAATTCCCTTGGCTACAGCAAGCAGGCTTATTACAAGAGCCTCCGTGCCGATCGTGGAGGCGAGGAACGCGAGCGTTACGTTCTTTCCATCGTCCAGGATATTCGCCGTGACATGCCTAACCTCGGGGTTAATAAATTGTGGAACATGCTGGGGTCTAACGGGCTTCCCGTCGGTCGGGATTGGCTTTATCGTTTACTTCACCTTCACGATTTAATGATAAAACAGAAGAAGTACCGGGTCATCACGACGGATTCCCGGGCGTGGCATCGCCAGTACCCGAACCTGGTGAAAGGGCTTCGAGTTACCCGCCCCAACCAGGTATGGGTCAGTGATATCACGTACCTGTCAACGAGTGCCGGTTTCGTGTATCTCTCGCTGGTAACCGACGCTTATTCCCGGCGGATCACGGGGTGGGAAGTTCACCCCACCCTGGACTCGTCCGGTCCCGTGAAGGCGTTGTGCCGGGCGTTGGCAACGCTACCTCCCAACTTTAGCGATAAGCTTGTTCATCACTCGGATCGGGGTGGGCAATACTGCTCCTCGCTGTACACCGGGATATTGAAAGAACACGGTATTCAAGTCAGCGTGACACAAGATGGCTCCCCTTACGATAACGGTATCGCCGAGAGAGTGAACGGGATTTTGAAACGGGAATGGTTAAACGATATGGTCTTGAGAGATATTGACCAGGCGAGAATGCAAGTGGAGAGAATCATCGGGATATACAACACCAGAAGACCACACATGGCTATCGGGTTGAAAGTTCCGGACCAGGCACACCGCGATAAAAAAGAGTTATTCGCCAGGGTCATGTATTGA
- a CDS encoding ATP-binding protein has translation MKFVDRIDEAARLKDALAREKSSLVVMYGRRRLGKSTLIKRVLSDNDVYFLADRSEDQHQRTLLAKVIAQIFPDFDKLTYPDWESMFRAVNYRTDKRFTLCLDEFPYLVEQSSELPSVLQKLVDEKQLKYNLVLCGSSQNMMYGLFLDSTAPLYGRADEIMKLAPIRLPYIQEALSLDAMNAIEEYAVWGGVPRYWELRENRSSLDDALWRNILSVNGTLYEEPIKLFQDDVKDIVKTSTIMSYIGTGANRLSEIAARCNEPATNLSRPLKKLIDLGFLEKDVPFGIDEKNAKKSLYKIADPFMAFYYQFVVPNRSFIELGRRLPIEQALNAHFSEYVSMKWEKLCRDAVTGNLVNGVVYGKAKRWWGTVFNEDKKPEQVEFDVMAESLDKKYLLVGECKWTTRENGKQLTAELLRKANMLPFAKNYTIVPILFLKNAPKDDVGNAILPENVVELMR, from the coding sequence ATGAAATTCGTTGATAGAATAGATGAGGCAGCACGTCTAAAGGATGCTCTTGCGAGAGAAAAGTCCTCGTTAGTCGTTATGTATGGTCGTAGACGATTGGGGAAGTCAACGCTTATCAAAAGAGTGTTGTCGGACAATGATGTTTATTTCCTTGCCGATCGTTCTGAAGACCAACACCAGAGGACATTGCTTGCAAAAGTGATAGCACAAATATTCCCGGATTTCGACAAACTGACATATCCAGATTGGGAGTCTATGTTTCGTGCGGTCAATTATCGCACAGACAAGCGTTTTACTTTGTGCTTGGATGAATTTCCGTATCTTGTAGAGCAATCTTCTGAACTACCATCTGTGTTGCAAAAACTGGTTGATGAAAAGCAGCTGAAGTATAATCTTGTGCTTTGCGGTTCATCGCAAAATATGATGTATGGGTTGTTTCTTGATTCTACTGCACCTCTCTATGGTCGTGCTGATGAGATCATGAAACTTGCACCGATACGTTTGCCATATATTCAAGAGGCTTTGAGCCTTGATGCGATGAATGCCATTGAAGAATATGCTGTTTGGGGAGGTGTGCCGCGTTATTGGGAACTAAGAGAAAACAGAAGTTCGCTTGATGATGCCCTATGGCGTAATATCCTTTCTGTGAATGGAACTCTTTACGAAGAACCGATAAAACTGTTTCAGGACGATGTGAAAGATATAGTCAAGACTTCGACGATAATGTCTTATATTGGTACTGGTGCAAACCGACTTTCCGAGATTGCTGCACGATGTAATGAGCCGGCAACCAATCTGTCACGTCCATTGAAGAAACTTATTGATCTCGGATTTTTGGAAAAAGATGTTCCGTTTGGGATTGATGAAAAGAATGCGAAAAAGAGTCTCTATAAGATAGCCGATCCGTTTATGGCATTTTATTATCAGTTTGTCGTTCCTAATCGTTCGTTCATTGAACTTGGTCGTCGCTTGCCCATAGAACAGGCTTTGAACGCCCATTTCTCGGAATATGTGAGTATGAAATGGGAAAAACTGTGCCGGGATGCTGTAACGGGAAATCTTGTCAATGGAGTAGTTTATGGCAAAGCAAAACGCTGGTGGGGGACTGTTTTCAATGAGGATAAGAAGCCTGAACAAGTCGAATTTGATGTAATGGCAGAATCGCTTGATAAAAAGTATTTGCTGGTTGGAGAATGTAAATGGACAACACGAGAGAATGGTAAACAGCTAACAGCCGAACTACTCCGCAAAGCTAATATGTTACCGTTTGCCAAGAACTACACCATTGTGCCAATTCTATTTCTTAAGAATGCGCCGAAAGATGATGTAGGAAACGCCATATTGCCGGAAAATGTTGTTGAGTTAATGAGATAA
- a CDS encoding helix-turn-helix domain-containing protein, translating into MKTEIDLYVIAKVREYRLMAKHTQESLSYTLGYTRTFISNFENGPKKYNINQLNKIAKVLKCSPKDFLPQDPL; encoded by the coding sequence ATGAAAACAGAGATAGATTTATATGTAATTGCTAAGGTACGTGAATATAGATTGATGGCTAAGCATACCCAAGAATCTCTTTCTTATACTTTAGGATATACTCGAACATTTATTAGTAATTTCGAAAATGGTCCTAAAAAATATAATATCAATCAACTAAATAAGATTGCTAAAGTTCTTAAATGTTCTCCTAAAGATTTTCTGCCACAAGACCCATTATAA